The nucleotide sequence GTTTATCCAGCTGAAACGTAACGCTTGTGATGATGTATTGTCCGCGCAGCTCTCGCTTAAACACGCTCTCCCGGTAGCCGAACTCACAATCGGCATGGCTGAACGTTCGCTGCTCGCCCGTCTGAATATGAACGGCACTCAGCGATTCAAAAACCTGCTCCAGCTCAACCCCATAGGCACCGATATTCTGCATGGGGGCGGCTCCGACGGTACCGGGAATCAACGAAAGGTTTTCCATACCGGCATACCCCTGCTGCACACAGAAAAGAACCAGTTCGTGCCAATTGACACCGGCGCCAGCCTTCAGGTAAATATGATCGGCGTCTTCGCGGACAACCTCGATACCCTGAATGTTCATCTTAACGACCAGCCCATCAAAATCATGGCAGAGCAACACATTACTTCCTCCGCCCAGAATCAGTTTTGGTGTACTTACATGATCACCCAGCTGGAGCAACGTCTGGAGATCTTCTTCTTTAGTAATTTCAACCCAATACCGCGCGCTGACATCAATCCCGAATGTATTATAAGGCTTGAGCGACACGTGGCTTTCTATAGTCAGCATGTGTTATTCCGAGTGAAACCCAAAATTAACGAATTTCCCGATGGGTAGGGTCTTCAGTCATTAGACAAACAAAATGGCTATTTTTGCAATCATAACTGATGATTCAGATGCACTTCAGATTAGGTAGTTTTTTTGTACTGGCCATTTTTATATTACATGGTTGTGGCAGCAGTCGCCCGACGGTGTCGAACCGGTCGACGGTGGATTACAACAGCTACAATGAGGATTTGTCATCAGTTCGGCCAGTTTACTCGACTGTTCCGGCCGTACCGCCAGCTGCCACCCGACCGGGAACGCCGACTTCAACCTCAGTTGCAGCTCCCGCTACCCCCCGGAAAAATGAAGTTCGTAAGCCCAGTCGGCCTGTCGAAGCAATGCATATTAACCGGCAGCTGGATCTGGTATTGGACACGATTGCAAATCAGAACCGATCAATTCGCTACGCTCCGGGTTTTCGGGTTCAGGTATACGTAGGCAATCAGCGTAAAGAAGTTGATGACATTAAGCTGATCATTGCTCAGAATTTTCCTGAACTAAATCCCTACCTAAGCTATAACCAGCCGACGTATAAGCTTAAAGTAGGTGACTTCATGCGTCGGCTGGATGCAGAACGATACTATGCTTCCATACGGCAACTAGTGCCATTGGCCCAGTTACAGGCTGATAAAGTAGATGTGCGACGTAGCCTATTAATAAAATAAGTTCTATGTTTCGGCTATTGTAACGTAGCTTTGGTTGATTTTGTACAATTCGGGCGTTGGCCTTTTCGCGTAAACGTACTATGAAAAAAGCGTTGATAACCGGCATCACCGGACAAGATGGGGCCTACCTGGCCGAGCTGCTCTTAGAAAAAGGGTATGAAGTACACGGCATCAAACGCCGGAGCTCGCTGTTCAACACGCAGCGAATTGATCACATGTATGAAGATCCGCACGAACGGAATATACGGTTCAAACTTCATTATGGTGATCTGTCAGATTCGACAAACATTATCCGGATTATACAGGAAGTTCAGCCGGACGAGATTTATAACCTCGGCGCTATGTCGCACGTGCGGGTAAGCTTTGACGAACCCGAATACACTGCTCAGGTCGATGGTATTGGTACGCTTCGTATTCTGGAAGCAGTTCGATTACTGGGCCTGACCGAGAAAACCCGCATTTATCAAGCGTCTACTTCTGAACTATATGGTGGTGTTCAGGGGCACGCCCAATCGGAAACGACCCCTTTCTACCCACGTTCGCCCTATGCGGTCGCGAAACTCTATGGCTATTGGATTACGGTGAACTACCGTGAAGCCTATAACATGTATGCCTGCAACGGAATCCTGTTTAACCACGAATCGCCTTTACGGGGCGAAACTTTCGTAACCCGTAAAATCACGCGGGCTGTGGCCCGTATTGGTTTGGGGCTGCAGGATAAAGTGTATCTGGGTAACCTCGATGCGCAACGGGACTGGGGACATGCCAAGGATTACGTAGAAGCTATGTACCTGATTCTCCAGCAGGAAACACCGGAGGATTTCGTTATCGCAACGGGCGTAACGACGCGTATCCGTGATTTCGTTCGTATGTCTTTCGCCGAAATTGGCGTTGAGCTTGAGTTTAAAGGCGAAGGCGAAAATGAAACGGGTGTTGTGGTTAGCGCATCCAACCCCGATTTCCCGATTGAAGTTGGCAAAGAAGTTGTTTGTGTAGACCCACGCTATTTCCGCCCAACGGAGGTGGATTTGCTATTAGGCGATCCAACGAAGGCCATGGAAAAACTTAACTGGAAGCCTAAGTAC is from Spirosoma taeanense and encodes:
- the murB gene encoding UDP-N-acetylmuramate dehydrogenase yields the protein MLTIESHVSLKPYNTFGIDVSARYWVEITKEEDLQTLLQLGDHVSTPKLILGGGSNVLLCHDFDGLVVKMNIQGIEVVREDADHIYLKAGAGVNWHELVLFCVQQGYAGMENLSLIPGTVGAAPMQNIGAYGVELEQVFESLSAVHIQTGEQRTFSHADCEFGYRESVFKRELRGQYIITSVTFQLDKRPTFHTRYGAIQETLEAMGITEETLSIQAISDAVINIRRSKLPDPAEIGNAGSFFKNPEISKNQFEALRVQYLSLPGYPVGDDMVKVPAGWLIEQAGWKGYRSGDVGVHARQALVLVNYGNATGAQILALARQIQESVLAKYGITITPEVNVV
- a CDS encoding SPOR domain-containing protein; the protein is MHFRLGSFFVLAIFILHGCGSSRPTVSNRSTVDYNSYNEDLSSVRPVYSTVPAVPPAATRPGTPTSTSVAAPATPRKNEVRKPSRPVEAMHINRQLDLVLDTIANQNRSIRYAPGFRVQVYVGNQRKEVDDIKLIIAQNFPELNPYLSYNQPTYKLKVGDFMRRLDAERYYASIRQLVPLAQLQADKVDVRRSLLIK
- the gmd gene encoding GDP-mannose 4,6-dehydratase translates to MKKALITGITGQDGAYLAELLLEKGYEVHGIKRRSSLFNTQRIDHMYEDPHERNIRFKLHYGDLSDSTNIIRIIQEVQPDEIYNLGAMSHVRVSFDEPEYTAQVDGIGTLRILEAVRLLGLTEKTRIYQASTSELYGGVQGHAQSETTPFYPRSPYAVAKLYGYWITVNYREAYNMYACNGILFNHESPLRGETFVTRKITRAVARIGLGLQDKVYLGNLDAQRDWGHAKDYVEAMYLILQQETPEDFVIATGVTTRIRDFVRMSFAEIGVELEFKGEGENETGVVVSASNPDFPIEVGKEVVCVDPRYFRPTEVDLLLGDPTKAMEKLNWKPKYDLPALVKDMMNADIDLFKRDQFLAQSGHQVLNYFE